The region gatccctgggttgggaagatcccctggataagggaatggcaacccactccagtattcttgcctgtagaatcccatggacagaggaactgggagggctacagtccatgggttcccgaAGAGTAGTACAGGACTgggcaactaatacacacacagcGACTCTAGAGGCTGTCCAGTggctatttcattttgttttatcatttttcctcccttcttcaaTCATCTAGCTGATGCATCAGCAACATGAAACCAGGAAATCAAACACGTGTTTTAGAATTTTTACTCCTGGGATTTTCTCAAGACTCAGAAAAGCAGTGCATCTTATTTGGGCTGTTTCTATCTGTGTTTGTTGTCACTGTGCTCGGGAatctgctcatcatcctggccatCAGTTCAGACCCCCGTGTCCACatccccatgtacttcttcctctccaacttgTCCTTGGCTGACATTGGTTTCTTCTCCACCACAGTCCCCAAAATGATTGTGAACATCCAGACACAGAGCAAATCCATCAGCTATGCAGGCTGCATCACACAGAtgtgtcttttcatggtttttgGAGGTATGGACACTTTTCTCctgactgtgatggcctatgaccgctttgtggccatctgtcatcccctgcaCTACACGGTCATCATGAACCCTTGCCTCTGTGGTCTGCTGGTTCTTGTGTCTTGGTTCACCAGCTTGTCATACTCCCTGATCCAGAGTCTGTTGATGTTGCGGCTGTCCTTCTGTACCAACTGGGTCATTCCACACTTTTATTGTGAACTTGCTCAGGTCCTCACACTTGCCTGCTCAGACACACTCATCAATTACATCTTGCTCTATATGGTGACTGGATTTCTTGGCATTATTCCCTTCTCAGGGATCCTTTTCTCCTACACCCGCATTGTCTCCTCCATTCTGAGAATCCCATCAGCTCATGGGAAATATAAGGCATTTTCTACCTGTGCATCTCACCTGTCTGTAGTTTCTTTGTTTTATGGGACAGGACTTGGTGTGTATCTCAGTTCTGATTCATCTTCCTGGAAAGGCATGATCGCCTcggtgatgtacactgtggtcacccccatgctgaaccctttcatctacagcctgaggaacaggGACATCAAGAGGGCTCTACAAAAAGTCTTTGGAGGAACACTCTGTGTTCAGTGGTGGGAACACAGATCCAAGGGTTTTGAGCCAACAGTGATAGCAGTAGTTGGCTAAAGAAGTCCTGCCTCAGAtttacatgtcaatgtatggcaaaaaccactacaatattgtaaagtaattagcctccaactaataaaaataaatggaaaaaaaaaagaagtcctgcCTCTTTCTTGTGTGTGTGATTTGAATAAACATGTATTCTATTTAAACTgagcatatatattttaatgtaaatatctTGCAttcagttcattaaaaaaatatcagaATTGTTTTGAAACACATTTCATAAACTTAGAATTTCAgctattatttaataattttacataTGTAGAGAAAGTGTTTTTAAATGACCACTCATTGAATTTTAGAATGTAGACCTATGCTTAATTACTCAACAGCTTGCATTTACTCAGTATATTTTATTGTCATATTCAAGTGTTTGAAATCctgactctttaaaatttttttaattacaatttacaatgttgtgttaacttcaggtgcacagcaaagtggatcagttatacatatatccatatctattcttttt is a window of Muntiacus reevesi chromosome 1, mMunRee1.1, whole genome shotgun sequence DNA encoding:
- the LOC136156231 gene encoding olfactory receptor 7D4-like, whose protein sequence is MKPGNQTRVLEFLLLGFSQDSEKQCILFGLFLSVFVVTVLGNLLIILAISSDPRVHIPMYFFLSNLSLADIGFFSTTVPKMIVNIQTQSKSISYAGCITQMCLFMVFGGMDTFLLTVMAYDRFVAICHPLHYTVIMNPCLCGLLVLVSWFTSLSYSLIQSLLMLRLSFCTNWVIPHFYCELAQVLTLACSDTLINYILLYMVTGFLGIIPFSGILFSYTRIVSSILRIPSAHGKYKAFSTCASHLSVVSLFYGTGLGVYLSSDSSSWKGMIASVMYTVVTPMLNPFIYSLRNRDIKRALQKVFGGTLCVQWWEHRSKGFEPTVIAVVG